One genomic segment of Centropristis striata isolate RG_2023a ecotype Rhode Island chromosome 11, C.striata_1.0, whole genome shotgun sequence includes these proteins:
- the LOC131980887 gene encoding myosin-7-like isoform X1: MGDAAMKEFGPAASYLRKSDKERLEAQTRPFDMKKECFVPDPEVEYVKATISSRDGDKVTAQTEFGKTVTVKEIDVHPQNPPKFDKIEDMAMFTFLHEPAVLFNLKERYAAWMIYTYSGLFCVTVNPYKWLPVYNQDVVVAYRGKKRAEAPPHIFSISDNAYQYMLSDRENQSILITGESGAGKTVNTKRVIQYFASIAAAPGLKKDAASEKKGTLEDQIIQANPALEAFGNAKTIRNDNSSRFGKFIRIHFDNRGKLASADIETYLLEKSRVTFQLKAERDYHIFYQILSQQKPELLEMLLITNNPYDYPFISQGQTTVASISDSEELMATDDAFDVLGFTQEEKNGIYKLTGAIMHHGNLKFKQKQREEQAEADGTEVADKIAYLMGLNSADLIKGLCHPRVKVGNEMVTKGQNVAQVSYAVGALSKSVYEKMFLWMVVRINQSLETKQPRQYFIGVLDIAGFEIFDFNTFEQLCINFTNEKLQQFFNHHMFVLEQEEYKKEGIEWTFIDFGMDLQACIDLIEKPMGIMSILEEECMFPKASDTTFKAKLYDNHLGKTSNFQKPRIVKGRPEAHFALIHYAGTVDYNINNWLVKNKDPLNETVVGLYQKSNLKLLATLFANYAGADSVESGGKGKGGSKKKGSSFQTVSALHRENLNKLMTNLRSTHPHFVRCIIPNETKTPGAMENPLVMHQLRCNGVLEGIRICRKGFPNRILYGDFKQRYRILNPSAIPEGQFIDNKKASEKLLGSLDLDHSQYKLGHTKVFFKAGLLGLLEEMRDDRLALIITRIQARSRGVLARIEFQKIVERRDALLVIQWNIRAFMGVKNWPWMKLYFKIKPLLRSAETEKEMANMKEEFGKLKEAYAKSEARRKELEEKMVSLLQEKNDLQLQVQSEQDNLCDAEERCEGLIKSKIQLEAKAKELTERLEDEEEINSELTAKKRKLEDECSELKKDIDDLELTLAKVEKEKHATENKVKNLIEEMAAQDEIIAKLTKEKKALQEAHQQTLDDLQSEEDKVNTLTKAKAKLEQQVDDLEGSLEQEKKIRMDLERAKRKLEGDLKLAHESVMDLENDKQQLEERLKKKDFEISQLNGKIEDEQIINAQLQKKLKELQARIEELEEELEAERAARAKVEKQRADLARELEEISERLEEAGGATSAQIEMNKKREAEFQKMRRDLEEATLQHEATAATLRKKQADSVADLGEQIDNLQRVKQKLEKEKSELRLELDDVVSNMEHIVKAKNNLEKMCRSLEDQMHEYKTKAEEGQRTINDFTMQRAKLQTENGELVRRLEEKESLVSQLTRGKQSYTQQIEDLKRQLEEEVKAKNALAHAVQSSRHDCDLLREQYEEEQEAKAELQRAMSKANSEVAQWRTKYETDAIQRTEELEEAKKKLAQRLQDAEEAVEAVNAKCSSLEKTKHRLQNEIEDLMVDVERSNAAAAALDKKQRNFDKVLSEWKQKYEESQCELESSQKEARSLSTELFKLKNSYEESLEHLETMKRENKNLQEEISDLTEQIGESGKSIHELEKMRKQLEIEKSEIQTALEEAEASLEHEEGKILRAQLEFNQIKAEIERKLAEKDEEMEQAKRNQQRIVDNLQSSLEAETRSRNEAMRIKKKMEGDLNEMEIQLSQANRQAAEAQKQLKSVHAHLKDCQIQLDESSRANDDLKENIAIVERRNNLLVAEVEELRAALEQTERCRKLAEQELLDVTERVQLLHSQNTSLLNQKKKLEADTSQLQTEVEDALQECRNAEEKAKKAITDAAMMAEELKKEQDTSSHLERMKKNMEQTIKDLQHRLDEAEQIAMKGGKKQIQKLEARVRELENEVESEQKKASDAAKGVKKYERRIKEITYQSEEDRKNLIRLQDLVDKLQLKVKSYKKTSEDAEEQANTHLTKYRKIQHELDEAEERADIAESQVNKLRAKSRDVGSKRGLDEE, translated from the exons ATGGGCGACGCTGCCATGAAAGAGTTTGGGCCGGCTGCCTCCTATCTTAGGAAGTCAGATAAGGAGCGTCTGGAGGCCCAGACTCGTCCGTTTGACATGAAGAAAGAGTGCTTCGTTCCTGACCCCGAGGTGGAGTACGTCAAGGCAACCATCTCCAGTCGTGACGGTGACAAAGTCACAGCTCAGACGGAATTTGGAAAG ACTGTCACAGTGAAGGAAATTGATGTCCACCCACAGAACCCGccaaagtttgataaaattgAAGACATGGCGATGTTCACCTTCCTCCATGAGCCCGCTGTGCTGTTTAACCTCAAAGAGCGTTATGCAGCATGGATGATTTAT ACCTACTCTGGGCTCTTCTGTGTGACTGTCAACCCCTACAAGTGGCTGCCGGTCTACAACCAAGACGTTGTGGTCGCTTATAGAGGAAAGAAGAGGGCTGAAGCTCCTCCTCATATCTTCTCCATCTCTGATAACGCCTACCAGTACATGCTGTCAG acagagaaaaccAGTCAATCCTGATCAC TGGAGAATCCGGTGCTGGAAAGACTGTCAACACCAAGCGTGTCATTCAGTACTTTGCCAGCATTGCTGCTGCTCCAGGTCTGAAGAAAGATGCAGCTTCTGAGAAGAAG ggTACCCTGGAGGATCAAATCATTCAGGCTAACCCTGCTCTGGAGGCCTTTGGGAATGCCAAGACCATCAGGAATGACAATTCCTCCAGATTT GGTAAATTTATCCGAATTCATTTTGATAATCGAGGAAAGCTGGCTTCTGCTGATATTGAAACTT ACCTTCTGGAGAAGTCTCGTGTGACCTTCCAGCTCAAAGCTGAGAGGGACTACCACATCTTCTACCAGATCTTGTCTCAGCAAAAGCCTGAGCTTCTGG AAATGTTGCTCATCACCAACAACCCCTACGACTACCCCTTCATCTCCCAAGGACAGACGACAGTAGCCTCTATCAGTGATTCTGAGGAGCTGATGGCCACTGAT GATGCTTTTGACGTGCTGGGCTTCACTCAAGAAGAGAAGAACGGCATTTACAAGCTGACTGGCGCCATCATGCATCATGGAAATTTGAAGTTCAAGCAGAAGCAGCGAGAGGAGCAGGCGGAGGCTGATGGCACTGAAG TTGCTGACAAAATTGCGTATCTGATGGGCCTGAACTCTGCTGACCTCATCAAAGGTCTCTGTCACCCAAGAGTCAAAGTAGGAAATGAGATGGTCACCAAGGGACAAAATGTTGCTCAG GTATCCTATGCTGTTGGTGCACTGTCTAAATCAGTGTATGAGAAGATGTTCCTGTGGATGGTGGTGAGAATTAACCAATCACTGGAGACCAAGCAGCCTCGCCAGTACTTCATTGGTGTACTGGACATTGCTGGATTTGAGATCTTTGAT TTCAACACCTTTGAGCAGCTGTGCATCAACTTCACCAATGAGAAACTGCAACAGTTTTTCAACCACCACATGTTTGTGCTGGAGCAGGAAGAGTACAAGAAAGAGGGCATTGAATGGACTTTCATAGACTTTGGAATGGACTTGCAGGCCTGCATTGACCTGATTGAAAAG CCCATGGGTATCATGTCCATCCTTGAAGAGGAGTGCATGTTCCCCAAAGCCTCTGATACCACCTTCAAAGCTAAGCTCTATGACAACCACCTCGGGAAAACCAGTAACTTCCAGAAGCCCAGAATTGTCAAAGGACGACCAGAGGCCCATTTTGCCCTGATACATTATGCTGGAACTGTTGATTATAATATCAACAACTGGCTGGTGAAGAACAAGGATCCTCTGAATGAGACTGTTGTTGGACTCTACCAGAAGTCTAATCTCAAGCTCTTGGCTACTCTCTTTGCAAACTATGCTGGAGCTGATTCAG TTGAAAGTGGCGGAAAGGGAAAAGGAGGAAGCAAGAAGAAGGGTTCATCTTTCCAAACTGTGTCTGCCTTGCACAGG GAGAACCTGAACAAGCTGATGACCAACTTGAGGTCTACTCACCCTCACTTTGTACGCTGCATCATCCCCAATGAGACCAAGACTCCTGGGGCCATGGAGAACCCTCTGGTGATGCACCAGCTGCGCTGTAACGGTGTGCTGGAAGGCATCAGGATCTGCAGAAAGGGCTTCCCCAACAGGATCCTCTATGGAGATTTCAAACAGAG GTACCGCATTTTGAACCCGAGTGCTATCCCTGAGGGACAGTTCATCGACAACAAAAAAGCTTCAGAGAAGCTCTTGGGCTCCTTGGATTTAGACCACAGCCAGTACAAACTGGGACACACTAAG GTATTCTTCAAAGCTGGGCTGCTTGGTCTGCTAGAGGAGATGCGAGATGACCGCCTAGCTCTAATTATCACCAGGATCCAGGCAAGGTCACGTGGTGTTCTGGCAAGAATTGAATTCCAGAAGATTGTAGAACGCAG GGATGCACTGCTTGTGATCCAGTGGAACATCCGTGCCTTCATGGGGGTCAAGAATTGGCCCTGGATGAAGCTGTACTTCAAGATCAAACCTCTGTTGAGATCAGCAGAGACTGAGAAGGAGATGGCCAACATGAAGGAAGAGTTTGGCAAACTGAAAGAGGCTTACGCAAAATCTGAAGCTCGTAGGAAGGAACTAGAGGAGAAAATGGTTTCTCTTCTCCAAGAGAAGAACGACCTGCAGCTTCAAGTCCAATCC GAACAAGATAATCTGTGTGATGCTGAAGAAAGATGCGAGGGGCTTATTAAGAGCAAGATTCAGCTGGAggcaaaagccaaagagctaacaGAAAGactggaggatgaggaggagataAATAGTGAACTGACAGCAAAgaagaggaagctggaggatgAGTGCTCTGAGCTGAAGAAAGACATTGATGACTTAGAGTTGACTCTGGCTAAAGTGGAGAAAGAGAAGCACGCCACTGAGAACAAG GTGAAGAACCTGATCGAAGAGATGGCTGCTCAGGATGAAATCATTGCAAAGctgaccaaagaaaagaaagcCTTACAGGAAGCTCATCAGCAAACACTGgatgacctgcagagtgaagaaGACAAAGTCAACACTCTGACCAAGGCCAAGGCTAAGCTGGAGCAACAAGTGGATGAT CTTGAAGGGTCCCTTgagcaagaaaagaaaatacgTATGGATCTTGAGAGAGCAAAGCGAAAGCTTGAAGGAGACCTAAAGTTAGCTCATGAAAGTGTCATGGATTTGGAAAATGACAAGCAGCAACTTGAAGAGAGGCtgaaaaa GAAGGACTTTGAAATCAGCCAACTCAATGGAAAAATAGAAGATGAACAAATAATTAATGCCCAGCTCCAGAAAAAATTGAAGGAGTTGCAG GCCCGCATTGAGGAGCTGGAGGAAGAGCTGGAGGCAGAGCGAGCTGCCCGAGCCAAGGTGGAGAAGCAGAGAGCAGACTTGGCCAGAGAGCTGGAGGAGATCAGTGAGAGGTTGGAGGAGGCTGGTGGAGCAACTTCTGCCCAGATTGAGATGAACAAGAAGAGGGAGGCTGAGTTCCAGAAGATGCGCAGAGACCTTGAAGAGGCCACTCTGCAGCATGAAGCCACTGCTGCCACACTCAGGAAGAAACAAGCTGACAGTGTGGCTGATCTGGGAGAGCAGATCGACAATCTGCAGAGAGTCAAGCAGAAactggagaaggagaagagtgAGCTCAGACTGGAACTGGATGATGTGGTCTCCAATATGGAACATATTGTGAAGGCTAAg AATAATTTGGAGAAAATGTGCAGGTCTTTGGAAGATCAAATGCATGAATACAAAACAAAGGCAGAAGAGGGACAGCGCACCATCAATGACTTCACCATGCAGAGAGCAAAGCTTCAAACTGAGAATG GTGAACTTGTAAGGCGGCTAGAGGAAAAGGAGTCCCTGGTGTCTCAGCTAACCAGAGGAAAACAGTCCTACACTCAACAAATTGAAGACCTTAAAAGACAACTAGAGGAGGAAGTCAAG GCCAAGAATGCTTTAGCCCATGCGGTGCAGTCTTCTCGTCATGACTGTGACCTGCTCAGGGAGCAgtatgaggaggagcaggaggccaAGGCTGAATTACAGCGCGCCATGTCCAAGGCCAACTCTGAGGTGGCTCAGTGGAGAACTAAGTATGAAACTGATGCCATCCAGAGAACCGAGGAACTGGAGGAGGCTAA AAAGAAGCTGGCTCAGCGTCTGCAGGACGCAGAGGAAGCTGTAGAAGCAGTGAATGCTAAATGTTCGTCTCTGGAGAAGACCAAACACAGGCTGCAGAATGAGATTGAAGATCTCATGGTGGATGTGGAGAGgtctaatgctgctgctgctgctctggacAAGAAGCAAAGAAACTTTGACAAG GTCTTGTCAGAGTGGAAGCAGAAGTATGAAGAGTCTCAGTGTGAGCTGGAGAGCTCTCAGAAGGAAGCCAGGTCTCTGAGCACTGAACTTTTCAAACTGAAGAATTCCTATGAAGAATCTCTTGAACATCTGGAGACCATGAAGAGAGAGAATAAGAATCTTCAGG aggAAATATCTGACCTCACTGAGCAAATTGGTGAGAGTGGAAAGAGTATTCATGAGCTTGAGAAGATGAGAAAACAGCTGGAAATAGAGAAGTCTGAGATACAAACAGCCCTGGAGGAAGCAGAG GCCTCACTGGAGCATGAGGAAGGGAAGATTCTCAGAGCCCAGCTTGAGTTCAACCAGATAAAGGCTGAAATTGAGCGCAAGCTGGCCGAGAAAGATGAAGAGATGGAGCAAGCAAAGAGAAACCAACAGCGAATTGTGGATAATCTTCAGAGTTCCCTCGAGGCCGAGACTCGCAGCAGGAATGAGGCCATGCGTATTAAGAAGAAGATGGAGGGAGACCTCAATGAGATGGAGATCCAGCTAAGCCAGGCCAACAGACAGGCAGCTGAGGCTCAGAAACAACTTAAATCTGTTCATGCACATCTAAAG GATTGCCAAATTCAGCTGGATGAGTCTTCTCGAGCCAATGATGACCTCAAAGAGAACATTGCCATCGTTGAGAGACGCAACAACCTGCTTGTGGCCGAAGTGGAGGAACTGAGGGCTGCTCTGGAACAAACTGAGAGATGTCGCAAACTTGCTGAGCAAGAGCTGCTGGATGTTACTGAAAGGGTTCAGTTACTGCACTCACAG AACACCAGCCTGCTCAACCAAAAGAAGAAGCTGGAAGCTGATACATCACAGCTTCAGACAGAAGTAGAAGATGCGTTGCAAGAGTGCAGAAATGCTGAGGAGAAGGCCAAGAAGGCCATCACTGATGCTGCCATGATGGCAGAGGAGCTGAAGAAGGAGCAGGACACCAGCTCTCACCTGGAGCGTATGAAGAAGAACATGGAGCAAACCATCAAAGACCTGCAGCACCGTCTGGATGAAGCTGAACAGATCGCCATGAAGGGAGGCAAGAAGCAGATCCAGAAGCTCGAGGCCAGG GTCAGAGAACTTGAAAATGAGGTGGAGAGTGAACAAAAAAAGGCCAGCGACGCTGCAAAGGGAGTAAAAAAGTATGAAAGACGGATCAAGGAGATCACCTATCAG TCAGAAGAAGACCGCAAAAATCTAATTCGTCTTCAAGATTTGGTGGACAAGCTGCAGCTTAAAGTCAAATCTTATAAGAAGACTTCTGAAGACGCT GAGGAACAGGCCAACACTCATCTCACCAAGTATCGTAAGATTCAACATGAGCTTGATGAAGCCGAGGAGAGAGCTGACATCGCTGAATCTCAGGTCAACAAGCTACGTGCCAAGAGTCGTGatgtggggtcaaag AGAGGACTTGATGAAGAGTGA